A window of bacterium genomic DNA:
ACGCGGCCTGCGCAAGGTGTTCTATCTCAGTAGGCCAGAGGACAGCATCATGATCGTAGGCCACAGGGCTGTGAACCGAATGATTCTTTCACACTTTGTTTTCAGAAGGAAGGAGGAAGTGCCTTACATCTACATGCCTCAGGACGGCTACTATCACATAGTGGTCACTGCCAATACAAAGCTCTTCGAGCTAAAGAGATTCTGAGCCTCTTTAGTTGCATCATTGCCCAGGCTGGTCAGAGCATAAGGTCGTAGGCCACGCCTAGCTCACCCAAGCATTTTCATCATAAGGGAAGAAGCGCAAAACAGGCTTCTGCCCTATGAGGCCTGCCTTGAGAAGCTCTTCAAAGAAGCGATCCAGGCCTCTGATATGCTCCTCTTTCAGGTCAAAGTTAAGACCACGGAAGTAATCCAGGAAATCCAGATCCAACCCCCCAAGCATCCCTGAGGCCTTGGCAGCGCATTGATCAAGTTTCTCCAAACCCAGATCTTTGGCCTTCAAGAGAGCCTGGTGAAGCCTGTAGAGTTGCACGGGACTACTCCTTACAGCTTCCTCCCGCACCAGCCAGAGGGCAAAAACAAAAGGTAGGCCTGTCCATGCCAGCCAGGCCTCCCCCAGATCCCAGGCATGCGCCCATTTCCCAGAGGCCATTTCTTCCAAAGCCCTGTCCCCGATTCGCAAAAAGGCCACGGCATCTATCCCGCTATCCTCATGGACCAAGCTTGCCTCCACTCCCCAGTAATTCTTTAGGAGAAGCTGCAGCAGTGCTACAGAGGTTTCAGATTCCCTGGGGCACTGAATCACAGCCTCCCTCCAATCCTCCATGGAGCTCCCAGAGAGCAACAAGACGCTTCTTACCTTTCCATGACAGGAAATGCTCAGGTCCCTCAAGATCCAATAAGCCTCGCCTGCCCTGGCATATTCCACCGAGGAGGCGGGGCTTACATCCAGCCGAGCTTCTCTGAGCATCTTGTTTAGCATTGAAGGTGTACCAGCAGTTTCCCTGAAAAGTGACCCATCCCTCTCCAGGAAAAGATAAACTGGAAGTACATTCACAAAACCAAGCCGACCAAGGCGAAGCGGATGGCTTTGCCCGATGCGGGAATTGCTCTTTGCTGCCCCTTGCTCCAAATGCCCCTCCTTTCCCACTGGCTCATGTGCCCTCGCACCCCAACAGATGCTCTCATCAAGGCCCAGGTCAGAGGGATGGTATGAAAAATCCAAGGGGATGTAAACTTTGGAATGCTCATGGAGTCTTCTCTCATAAGTTGGGAAACGAAATTAGGAGGTGATAGGGTATCTGGCAGGCTACTATCCGTTGGGAAACAGGCGTGCTGGTTTTGACGAGTGGTTTTGGGCAGGACTCTATGCACTCCATTTCTCTCCCATAACTGGCCCATGCAGCAGCAAAGGTTGACTATATCTTAGAATCTGATAACTTTGGCAGACGGACCGAAGCCTTGGCATAGCCCCAGCACAGGATGATTCCAAAGATATAGCCCGGGCAATACACGAAAAGGGTCCCCAAATGCCCCCAGAATTTTTTAGAGAGGGGCCCCGGAGGTGCACCATGACCATAGAGTTCCGTTGCGATTGCGGGGAACTTTTTCAGGTGGAGGACGAACTCGCAGGCCGCAAAGGCAGATGTCCCACCTGCAAGAGAATAATGGTAGTCCCTGACAAGGAACCTGAGCCCCTGGAACTCAGGGAGGAAATCAAGGAGGAAGAGGAGGAGTTTTTCAAGTCAGTGGCCCAAAGGGAACTTCCTCAGCCGGCTGCCGAGCCGCCCATGGGCAGCAGGGTGGAGGAGGAAGTGGAGGTCTTGAGGGGTTGGGAGGGCCCAGAACCAGATCTGGAAAGGATGGAGACTGCCCCCCACAGAGCCTCGGCCAGCCACTGGCCAAGAATTCCTAAGCCACTTCTACTGGGTGTTCCGGCCGCTGTGGTTGTTGTGGTAATTCTGATCTTGCTGCTTAGCCCATCTGGAAGAGCTCCTAAGCAAGAGGCTCTGGAA
This region includes:
- a CDS encoding menaquinone biosynthesis protein is translated as MEQGAAKSNSRIGQSHPLRLGRLGFVNVLPVYLFLERDGSLFRETAGTPSMLNKMLREARLDVSPASSVEYARAGEAYWILRDLSISCHGKVRSVLLLSGSSMEDWREAVIQCPRESETSVALLQLLLKNYWGVEASLVHEDSGIDAVAFLRIGDRALEEMASGKWAHAWDLGEAWLAWTGLPFVFALWLVREEAVRSSPVQLYRLHQALLKAKDLGLEKLDQCAAKASGMLGGLDLDFLDYFRGLNFDLKEEHIRGLDRFFEELLKAGLIGQKPVLRFFPYDENAWVS